The following are encoded in a window of Periplaneta americana isolate PAMFEO1 chromosome 13, P.americana_PAMFEO1_priV1, whole genome shotgun sequence genomic DNA:
- the LOC138712299 gene encoding zinc finger protein 26-like, which yields MASVRDVNIATNVNSPHQPGVVLLTSLPTEYVNKEMSTLILSASASQNTLGLTNVQQQQIQLQQNLGLYSIVVGNEKYQLLGPNFQEETVETNDINKSSDDRMGDTHIEIIREEPGRAVKPSRRVTGANRVVPLITSMWQQRELKSLEPSLSGAYKAILDDPDNIDEHVCGTCNQQFLTATQVEHHIKDVHPLQHIAPEQCFVCRKKYVFPSQLKSHLSAVHGIQYPELICKICFMEFTTTMEQKAHERKHDKIYSCRFCSTKFASEYFCQRHHDEHLVHMKPFQCHSCGKRFQNGISLRVHHRRHLLAVCSICSMQFQDELAMLVHVHGHDPQSKRRFLSAIEEQDHEETQLEQMLGAYLKRGAETVKECVEGLLSAVSQTLDADAPPGEKRGVECKLCGLEVQSLKDLVEHRRSNHVRSCTCLVCGKRSRSVSQTWRHMATHIHKAAGVAEDGSEHQCHICRKTFPTKGKRNFHLEHVHKIETIERPHSCTVCSRRFQQKTSRDRHMLLHGQDKSGLECGVCDQVFLRPKFLLRHVAEHESSNECHVCHKRFIRRRQLKHHLSTHSQAAARKKFKCSLCDVSCQGVAGLREHLRIHTGERPYSCSQCDMKFKRLQALKKHMNTVHQGPGAASHSCTSCSMVFNNRGNLLRHFLRIHRGLRRFICGLCGARYGQNQDLRRHLRAKHQVDMPVISCMDKKSVNEIYVLPPIDKIPESHPHAEKINKLINEEKNKLKDLDEVFRKNEQPTKQLSQPPQSPDKVTADKPPESSSAADTLSPQSDSTPQVIMQEAKPEGNSANLHTCKQCHRLLGNDRGSQAECEKCVSVSEKVVTLYRCGVCLADFLDKDTLAGHIDERHKLPAEPVTVCPPGNLLMRNVMLQQHPTMQPLPFGFASQNLLVNSAPVFTFQSPDVPAMLTSTPQTSAVATLDTNLPIPSTASDVFASQAVTTPLVPKVPIPRLNSIDTVAVSKTPSEEKTEVGPVEKKPENDHVCKQCGVKFTNNARLERHFKIHVGVRPFGCAQCGKHFAEKHNLKVHMRTHTGERPYTCTECGKQMRYQKDFADHKKQHLGVKPFECLECGQRFLRQRELVRHKTKHSGVKKYKCPICDKAFARLDQLKLVHMRRHISDPSPAPHACPTCQKRFKIKAKLEQHQILHSGQKNHHCPRCDKTFALDVYLRSHLKTHKKQDAYVQCPKCPRRFASKETLQVHDEKFHARIKKKQKAGTKKKRSKSNELPDTTLLEPEIDIADISLLEEGDDPLGDDKCNTVIYLQMVSDLDLDSSQ from the exons ATGGCTTCTGTGAGAGACGTGAACATTGCCACAAATGTAAATTCACCACACCAACCGGGAGTTGTTTTGCTCACAAGTCTACCAACGGAGTATGTAAACAAggaaatgtcaacattaattttgagTGCTTCAGCTTCACAAAATACATTAGGTTTGACGAATGTCCAGCAACAGCAAATACAATTACAACAAAATTTAGGTTTATATTCAATTGTGGTTGGCAATGAAAAATATCAACTCCTAGGACCAAATTTTCAAGAAGAAACTGTAGAAACAAATGACATTAACAAAAGTTCTGACGATAGAATGGGGGACACTCACATCGAGATAATTCGTGAAGAACCCGGCCGTGCAGTAAAACCTTCACGGCGTGTAACTGGTGCAAATCGAGTGGTGCCACTAATCACAAGCATGTGGCAGCAACGTGAGCTCAAATCACTTGAACCATCGCTTTCAGGAGCCTACAAGGCAATACTGGATGACCCAGATAACATAGACGAACATGTGTGTGGGACATGCAATCAGCAGTTCTTGACTGCCACTCAAGTAGAACACCACATCAAAGACGTTCACCCTTTACAGCACATCGCCCCAGAACAG TGTTTTGTATGCAGAAAGAAGTACGTGTTTCCATCACAGTTAAAGAGCCACCTATCTGCCGTGCATGGAATCCAGTACCCAGAGCTCATTTGCAAAATCTGCTTCATGGAGTTCACCACTACCATGGAACAGAAGGCTCATGAGCGCAAACATGACAAGATCTACTCGTGCCGCTTCTGCAGCACCAAGTTTGCATCAGAATACTTCTGCCAGCGACACCACGATGAGCACCTGGTGCACATGAAACCATTCCAATGCCACAGCTGTGGCAAACGCTTCCAGAATGGCATCTCCCTGCGTGTGCACCATAGACGCCATTTACTTGCTGTGTGCTCCATTTGCAGCATGCAGTTTCAAGATGAGCTAGCAATGCTGGTGCACGTGCATGGGCACGATCCCCAGAGCAAGCGCCGGTTTCTTTCAGCGATTGAAGAGCAGGACCACGAAGAGACACAGCTAGAGCAGATGCTGGGCGCGTACCTCAAGCGGGGAGCAGAGACAGTGAAGGAGTGTGTGGAGGGCTTGCTGTCGGCTGTCTCGCAGACACTGGATGCCGATGCTCCCCCTGGAGAGAAGCGTGGGGTGGAGTGCAAGTTGTGCGGTTTGGAAGTTCAATCACTCAAGGATTTGGTAGAACATCGCCGAAGCAATCACGTGCGCAGCTGTACATGTCTGGTGTGTGGCAAACGTAGTCGATCGGTGAGCCAGACCTGGAGACATATggccacacacatacacaaggcAGCTGGTGTGGCAGAGGACGGCAGTGAGCACCAGTGCCACATCTGTCGCAAGACATTCCCCACCAAAGGGAAGAGGAATTTCCACTTGGAGCATGTGCATAAG ATTGAGACCATTGAACGTCCGCACAGCTGCACGGTGTGCTCCCGGCGGTTCCAGCAAAAGACTTCAAGGGACAGACACATGCTGCTGCACGGGCAGGACAAGAGTGGGTTGGAGTGCGGGGTGTGCGACCAGGTGTTCCTGCGTCCTAAGTTCTTACTACGACATGTGGCAGAACACGAATCAAGCAATGAGTGCCACGTGTGTCACAAGAGATTCATACGGCGACGCCAGCTCAAACATCACCTGAGTACACACAGCCAGGCCGCTGCCAGAAAGAA GTTCAAGTGTTCTCTGTGTGATGTGAGCTGCCAAGGGGTGGCCGGGCTCCGAGAACATCTGCGAATACACACCGGCGAGCGTCCGTACAGCTGCAGCCAGTGCGATATGAAGTTCAAACGTCTGCAG GCCCTGAAGAAGCACATGAACACAGTGCACCAGGGGCCAGGTGCTGCTAGTCACAGCTGTACCAGTTGCTCTATGGTGTTCAACAACAGAGGCAACCTGCTACGCCACTTTCTGCGCATTCACCGTGGGTTGCGGCGCTTCATATGCGGACTGTGTGGTGCTCGCTACGGGCAGAACCAGGACCTGCGGCGCCATCTCAGAGCTAAGCACCAGGTTGACATGCCTGTCATCTCCTGTATGGACAAGAAGTCTGTCAACGAG ATATATGTGCTGCCACCAATTGATAAAATCCCCGAATCCCATCCACATGCagagaaaatcaacaaactgaTTAATGAGGAGAAGAACAAGCTCAAAGACTTGGATGAGGTGTTCCGCAAGAATGAACAACCAACGAAGCAACTCTCACAACCACCACAGTCTCCTGACAAGGTGACCGCAGACAAACCACCTGAATCCAGTTCAGCAGCTGACACATTAAGCCCTCAGAGCGACAGTACGCCACAGGTTATTATGCAGGAAGCCAAACCAGAAGGGAACTCGGCCAACCTACACACATGTAAACAGTGCCATCGGTTGCTTGGCAACGACCGGGGTTCTCAGGCCGAGTGTGAGaagtgtgtgtctgtgtctgagAAAGTAGTGACATTGTACAGGTGCGGTGTCTGTCTTGCAGACTTCCTGGACAAGGACACTCTAGCAGGACATATAGATGAGCGACACAAACTGCCTGCAGAGCCCGTCACAGTCTGTCCTCCGGGGAACCTCCTGATGCGCAATGTGATGTTGCAGCAACACCCCACCATGCAGCCACTACCGTTCGGATTCGCCAGTCAGAACCTCTTAGTCAATTCTGCTCCTGTCTTCACATTTCAGTCTCCAGATGTTCCGGCAATGCTGACGTCTACTCCTCAGACTTCTGCAGTTGCAACACTTGACACAAATTTGCCTATACCATCGACAGCCTCAGATGTGTTCGCCAGTCAAGCTGTGACAACACCTCTTGTTCCTAAAGTTCCTATCCCGAGGCTTAATTCAATTGATACAGTTGCAGTAAGCAAGACACCTTCAGAAGAGAAGACAGAAGTCGG ACCTGTGGAGAAGAAGCCAGAAAATGACCATGTGTGTAAACAGTGCGGTGTGAAATTCACCAACAATGCTAGACTGGAACGACACTTTAAGATACACGTGG GAGTACGTCCCTTTGGCTGTGCGCAATGTGGCAAACACTTTGCAGAGAAACACAACCTCAAAGTGCACATGCGAACTCACACAGGAGAGCGCCCATACACATGCACAGAATGCGGCAAACAAATGAG ATATCAGAAGGACTTTGCAGATCACAAGAAGCAGCATCTTGGAGTAAAACCATTTGAGTGTCTGGAGTGTGGACAGAGATTTCTCCGGCAGAGAGAACTTGTGCGTCACAAAACAAAACACTCAGGAGTGAAAAA GTACAAGTGCCCCATCTGTGACAAGGCATTTGCTCGTCTGGATCAACTCAAGCTGGTGCACATGCGCAGACACATATCCGACCCGTCACCAGCCCCACATGCCTGTCCAACCTGCCAGAAGAGGTTCAAAATCAAGGCCAAACTGGAACAGCACCAGATCTTGCACTCTG GCCAGAAGAACCATCACTGTCCAAGATGTGACAAAACTTTTGCTCTAGATGTTTACTTGAGGTCACACCTGAAAACGCACAAGAAGCAGGATGCCTATGTCCAATGTCCCAAGTGTCCTCGTAGATTTGCTTCCAAAGAGACTTTGCAG GTTCATGATGAGAAGTTTCATGCCCGGattaaaaagaagcaaaaagcagGGACAAAGAAGAAGAGAAGCAAGTCAAACGAGCTTCCTGATACTACTCTGTTGGAACCAGAGATAGACATCGCAGACATCAGCCTGCTGGAAGAAGGTGATGATCCCTTGGGTGATGACAAGTGTAATACTGTCATCTACTTGCAAATGGTATCTGATCTCGACCTTGATTCTTCGCAGTGA